One genomic segment of Pseudonocardia sp. T1-2H includes these proteins:
- the larC gene encoding nickel pincer cofactor biosynthesis protein LarC, which translates to MILWLNPFSGISGDMFLGALLDLGAPVDEVREAVAATGLTGWQLDVEQVSRGALTAARARVRVTDTATERSAAALLEMVGRARPTPVAALATRAVRAIADVEGRLHGVPVADVHLHEIGGTDTVVDTVGVAAALHLLGVREVHCGPLAIGAGTISGSHGVLPLPAPATAALLAAAEAPIEPSDAAGETVTPTGAALLLAAGARFGPVPAMTLGGVGYGAGGRDVPGRPNVLQALLGRGAEAGTAAPMVLLETNVDDVTGETLGHLLDGLLAAGAADAWITPIVMKKSRPAHTVHVLVAPDRVVESERLVLAETGSLGMRRSPVDRLALPRRTSTVEVDGHPIRMKWGPWGGKPEHDDVAAAARALGVPLREMAERARRAAGSVTPSPDDDLDLRR; encoded by the coding sequence ATGATCCTGTGGCTCAACCCCTTCAGCGGGATCTCCGGGGACATGTTCCTCGGTGCCCTGCTCGATCTCGGGGCGCCGGTCGACGAGGTGCGCGAGGCGGTCGCCGCCACCGGGCTCACGGGCTGGCAGCTCGATGTCGAGCAGGTCTCCCGCGGCGCGCTGACCGCCGCGCGGGCACGGGTCCGCGTCACGGACACGGCCACGGAACGCTCCGCGGCGGCGCTGCTGGAGATGGTCGGACGCGCCCGGCCCACACCCGTCGCGGCGTTGGCCACCCGGGCCGTCCGCGCGATCGCCGACGTCGAGGGACGGCTGCACGGCGTCCCGGTGGCGGACGTCCACCTGCACGAGATCGGCGGCACGGACACCGTGGTGGACACGGTCGGGGTGGCCGCGGCGCTGCACCTGCTCGGTGTCCGGGAGGTGCACTGCGGGCCGCTGGCGATCGGCGCGGGGACGATCTCCGGGAGCCACGGTGTCCTCCCGCTGCCGGCCCCCGCCACGGCGGCGCTGCTGGCCGCGGCCGAGGCGCCGATCGAGCCGAGCGACGCGGCAGGGGAGACGGTCACGCCGACGGGGGCGGCGCTGCTGCTCGCCGCCGGGGCACGGTTCGGCCCCGTCCCGGCCATGACGCTCGGCGGGGTCGGGTACGGCGCAGGCGGCCGGGACGTCCCCGGACGGCCGAACGTACTGCAGGCCCTGCTCGGCCGCGGCGCGGAGGCAGGGACCGCCGCGCCGATGGTCCTGCTCGAGACCAACGTGGACGACGTCACCGGCGAGACCCTGGGCCACCTGCTGGACGGCTTGCTGGCTGCCGGGGCCGCGGACGCCTGGATCACCCCGATCGTGATGAAGAAGTCCCGGCCCGCGCACACGGTGCACGTCCTCGTGGCGCCCGACCGGGTGGTCGAGAGTGAGCGGCTGGTGCTGGCCGAGACCGGCAGCCTCGGGATGCGTCGCAGTCCGGTCGACCGGCTCGCACTGCCCCGGAGGACGTCCACGGTGGAGGTCGACGGGCACCCGATCCGGATGAAATGGGGGCCGTGGGGCGGCAAACCCGAGCACGACGACGTGGCGGCCGCAGCCCGCGCGCTGGGGGTCCCGCTGCGGGAGATGGCCGAGCGCGCCCGGCGTGCCGCCGGTTCAGTGACTCCGAGCCCCGACGACGATCTCGATCTCCGGCGGTGA
- a CDS encoding OsmC family protein: MGSTENSVQARWEGGLRAVVSAGGFEIEADEPASAGGGGTGPQPTELLLAAIASCFTLALAYTARKRDVTLTGLEVDVTGHYDGPRFDAFRITVHAAEPRDEALTELITAAQRVCYVTRTLASPPEIEIVVGARSH, encoded by the coding sequence ATGGGATCGACGGAGAACAGCGTGCAGGCCCGATGGGAGGGCGGGCTCCGCGCCGTCGTGTCGGCGGGCGGCTTCGAGATCGAGGCGGACGAGCCGGCGTCCGCGGGCGGCGGCGGGACCGGACCACAGCCCACGGAACTGCTGCTGGCGGCGATCGCGTCGTGCTTCACACTCGCGCTGGCCTACACCGCACGCAAGCGCGACGTGACGCTGACCGGCCTCGAGGTGGACGTCACCGGACACTACGACGGCCCACGGTTCGACGCCTTCCGGATCACCGTGCACGCGGCGGAGCCCCGGGACGAGGCGCTGACCGAGCTGATCACCGCGGCGCAACGGGTCTGCTACGTCACCCGAACGCTCGCGTCACCGCCGGAGATCGAGATCGTCGTCGGGGCTCGGAGTCACTGA